The region CATTTCTTTTTTAATTCCTATTTTTTGTTTGTTTCAATCCACGCACGCACACGGCGTGCGACACTCAAGGACTTATCCAGGGAGAGGGTTATGGAAGTTTCAATCCACGCACGCACACGGCGTGCGACAACGGTGTGGCAAATAATTTGCGCTGAACATTAGTTTCAATCCACGCACGCACACGGCGTGCGACGGAGTTTTTTGAGAGTGAGGTATTTGGTTCGAAAGTTTCAATCCACGCACGCACACGGCGTGCGACTAGGAAACCTTGTTAAAGCCATTAAGGCAAAAGGTTTCAATCCACGCACGCACACGGCGTGCGACTATTTTCTTTGCATATTTTTTCCATATCAATAGGTTTCAATCCACGCACGCACACGGCGTGCGACAGGCAATCTATTCGGCATCAAAACAAACTAAGCTGTTTCAATCCACGCACGCACACGGCGTGCGACAGATAAGTTTGGTTTAGCAGATCCGATTATTATGTTTCAATCCACGCACGCACACGGCGTGCGACTCAGGCGGGGTCAAGATAATCCGAGATGACATCTGTTTCAATCCACGCACGCACACGGCGTGCGACAACTAATTTTTCTGTTTTGTCGCCAGATAAAATTGTTTCAATCCACGCACGCACACGGCGTGCGACGTATCGCAATGAATAACAAAATTCATATCGACTATGTTTCAATCCACGCACGCACACGGCGTGCGACTAATACAATAGATGCCACTCGTTACGCTTTAGAGTTTCAATCCACGCACGCACACGGCGTGCGACAGGTGTTCCTATAATCAAAGCCGTTGACACAGGCGTTTCAATCCACGCACGCACACGGCGTGCGACCATCACCAAAACAAGAGTTTAAATTTGATTATAAGTTTCAATCCACGCACGCACACGGCGTGCGACCTTAGTCAATGGGCACATTGCAGCGATGTCAATGGTTTCAATCCACGCACGCACACGGCGTGCGACCAAAGCATCTTAGGTATTGATAACCAAGAAGATGTTTCAATCCACGCACGCACACGGCGTGCGACAAAGCAAATAATTTAGAACAATCTGACCTTGAAGTTTCAATCCACGCACGCACACGGCGTGCGACCTAAAAAAGGCGCAGGTTCAATAGAGTTTGGTGAGTTTCAATCCACGCACGCACACGGCGTGCGACGCAGATTGCAGCTTTACTTAAGGTTACTGAGTTTGTTTCAATCCACGCACGCACACGGCGTGCGACTTGTTATTCCATATCTGTGCTCTTTTAACTGTGTGTTTCAATCCACGCACGCACACGGCGTGCGACATTCCAAGTTATGTAGTCATCCGCATATATCAAAGTTTCAATCCACGCACGCACACGGCGTGCGACTGTTACTTATCTAAATGTTTATAGATAAATGTTTTAAAAAATGTTTTTCGCTATCCGGTCACTTTATTTTTAATTTTTATCTGCTCTAACAGATAAATCATTAAACTATCAAATTTTCAAAGAGCTAAGCTCCCGGCATTTTTATGTACACTTAGGTTAGCAGTCATAAAATTAATGTGTCGTCAATATTAAGATTTTTACTTTTTCCGAAGCTTTCAATTCGTCTTTGATAATTGGAGCCGAGATAGTAAAACCTTAGACTATCTTCATCTTCTTTAAATATTGTTAATAACTCGTTTTTCAATACTTCCCATTGTGCCGGATCAATAATACATTCAAACACAGAATTCTGTGCTCTTATGCCAAAATTCAAACAAGTATCGGCTACTTTTTTTAATCTCTTTTTACCGCTTTTTGTTGTTGTAGAAACATCATAGCTTACTACTACCATCATAACATTCTCACTTTAAATAAAATGGTGGATAATTTTCCATATCGCCTCTGATATATCTTGCAAGCAATTGGGCTTGTATGTGTGGCAGTAAACCTATTGTCATCTTTTCGCCGAGAAACGGATGAGTGATTTCTTCCTGCTTTCTTTTTTGATATGCTGTTAGCAATTCTTTTCTTGCATTATCAGACATTCTTACTTCGCCCGATTCCCTGATTTCAAAATCTCTTATGTTTACCTGTTTAAGATTTATCAGGTTCAGCATTACCCGGTCACCAAGATAAGCTCTGAACTCTTCCATAATATCCAGTGCAAGGCTCGGTCTTCCTGGTCTAAGCTGATGAAGAAATCCGACCTGCGGATCTAAACCAACCGTTTCTAACGCTGAGCGTACATCATTTGCAAGAATCGAATATAAAAAAGAGAGCAGCGCATTCGCTGGATCAAGAGGCGGACGCTTTGATCTTTTGGTAAATATAAAATCTTCTTTTTGAGATGTAATTAAATCTGATAAAATATTGAAATATATATTTGCACATTCTCCTTCATAACCGCGTAGTTCGTCAAGAGTTTCTGCTTCTTTAATATTTTTTAATCTGCTGCCGAGTATGTCTGCAGAGTTGATTACTTCATCAGAAATATTTTCAGGATGATTACGCTGATGGCGTAAAAGAAGATATCTGTAGTTTGAAACTTTAGCTGCAATTATTGGCTTTGCAATTTTCAGTGATTCAAATTCGTTATCTGATATTGCATATTGAGCTTTTCGAAGAAGGACATTTCCTTTTTGCGCACCATAAACCTTTGCCAAGAACTTTCCAGTTTCTGTAAGATAGCTTACGCCTACGTTATTCTCCGCACAGAAAGCCATAAGCTGTGGAGTAAGAGCTTTGAAACCAAAACAAACAATATTTTCAATCGTGTGAATTGGAGCCTGAAATGCTTTTTTGCTGTTTCCTTCCGAGTCTTTTAATTCAACAATAAATGTTTCGCGCTCTTTATGTACAAATGCATCATCAGAAGTGATGTATAACGTGTTAAGATGTTTTTTCATATCGAATATAATTCCTTAATATAATTCTGCAGTTTGGTTTTATTCATGGCTTTTGGCTGACAGATTGTCTGAAGAGAACAATTCCTGCATTTTTGTTCATATACGGCTGCCGGAATTATTTTTGATTCTACAATTTTTCTTACAGCCGAAATAATATTTTCGGTTTGAGTTCTAAGCTCATTATTTATTTCAATTAAGTTTCTTCTTCGGATTTTTCCATAAAAGAAAGCCCCTTCTTTTATTTGTGTGTTTAACATTTCTTCTAAACAAAATACCTGTGCACAAAGCTGAACTTTATCACTGATATCTTCTTTTGGTTCACCTGACTTAAATTCAACAGGTAAAACAATTATGTTATCCAGTACTTTCTCTTTATTCAAAGCTCCCGTAATAATTCCGGAATTATTTTTGGACTTCTTTGAATGGAATTCAACAACATCGCACCTGCCGACAAGTCCATATTTAAATGAGTGAATTCTTAACCCGCGGACTGTTTTTACACTTCCTCTTGTTTCATAAGTATCGGTATCAACTTTTTGATGTAAGATATCGCCTCTTACAGTAAAAAGATTTTCCTGCCAAACATCATCAACATGTATCAGTCCGCATTGGCGGGGGCAATAAACATAGTGCTGTAATGCACTGATCATTATAAAATCGTCTTCTGTGAACATCTATTTGTTTTTTCTTTTTTTAATACGACGTTTTTGCTTTTCAGTTTCATTCAGAGGCTGCTCGGATTTTAGCTGAAAAGATTTATAATTCTGATTTGTTACAACCTTTCTACCGGACTTTCGCTCCAAATCTTTTCTTGCTCTTCCTGCAACACTTCCTCCTTCAATCGCTGCATGTTTATTTTGATCGAAGCCCAGGGCATTTTTATTCTTTGCAATTTCTGTTGTAGATGCCTCGCCGAGCATTGTAAATATCAAGTAACTGATTGACATCAGTAAGGCGCATTTTGCCATCAGCAGCCTTAATTTTCAACGCGTTACAATTTGTCACGGTTTCATTTCCTTCTTCTTTCAGGCGTTTTTTCAGAACACGCCAGTAAACCTGAGGATTCGGACTATTGGTAAATATTGCAATTACATCTACAATTGCGAAAAACCATTTTTGCTCTTTTTCGTTCCACTCAGAACGAATTTTCCTTTGTTCAAAAAGTTTAATGTCAGCCATAATATTCCTTTCAAAGTACTAAGAAAGCATTAAGAAGTTATTCAACATCAACAACCTTAAATGTTTCCGAAAATGTTTTTCCTTCGAGCTATATTTCCCCCCTAACGGGATTATTGTTGAAATATTTATTCATAAGTTTATTCTTTTATCTCCTGTCCCGATAGGGACTAAATATTTCTAGATCAATAATGCTGAGACAATACAAGTCCCATAGGGACGATATAGAAATTCATTTAACATCAATCAAAACATATTTTTCATTGTATGACACCTCATATTTTTTTAACATATCAATATATTCTTCCCTAAATGTTTTTCTCCTATGATGTATTTCCTGATTATTTATATATTTAACAACAGAATCAATTTGTGAATTCGAAAAAGAAAAGGCGCCGTAACCAGATTGCCAGTTAAAATGACCATTAACGAGTTTTTGCTCGTTTATCCATTTTGATGAATTGCCTTTTATGTCCTGTAATAAATCCGGAATAAGTTGATGTGGTTTGTATCCAATTGCAATATGTAAATGATCGGGCATTCCATTTATTGCAATTAATTTATGATCGTTATTTCTGACTATTCCGGTAATATATTTGAATAATTCATTTTTCCACGAAGCTTGAATCAGCGATATTCTGTTTTGTACAGCAAAAACAAGATGAAGATATATTTGCGTATATGTATTGGCCATAAATTTCCTTTTTATTTCGTCCCTATGGGACTATATTTTTATTGTTGCCACTAATTTTCTATAACTATCAAATCCCTAACGGGATTATTGTTGAAATATTTATTCATAAGTTTATTTTTTTATCTCCTGTCCCGATAGGGACTAAACATTTCCAGATCAATAAGGCTGAGACAATACAAGTCCCATAGGGACGATATAGAAATTCATTAATCCACATCAACAACCTTAAATGTTTCCGAAAATGTTTTCCCATCGAGATATATTTCCTCCCTAACGGGATTATTGTTGAAATATTTATTCATAAGTTTATTTTTTTATCTCCTGTCCCGATAGGGACTAAACATTTCCAGATCAATAAGGCTGAGACAATACAAGTCCCATAGGGACGATATAGAAATTCATTAATCCACATCAACAACCTTAAATGTTTCAGGAAATGTTTTTCCATCGAGATAAATTTCCTCCCTAACGGGATTATTGTTGAAATATTTATTCATAAGTTTATTTTTTTATCTCCTGTCCCGATAGGGACTAAATATTTCCAGATCAATAATGCTGAGACAATACAAGTCCCATAGAGACGATATAGAAATTTATCAATCCACATCAATAACCCTAAATGTTTCCGAAAATGTTTTCCCATCGAGATATATTTCATAATCTGAATAATCTCTTGCCGGAGCTTCTACTAATTTTTTGTGGGTAACACGCGCAAAAAGCTCGTGTGCTGGTTTACTGCCTAACGCGGTTTTGTGTTTGAATGCAATTATCTTTCTTGTATTCATTTCACCACGTGCAGCAGAGTGGTCTTCTTCGAACATTTTCTGCAATGCTTCCCAAAATAAATTCAGATCATCTTCAGAAAATTTAGTGTCGTTTGCAAGGTGAGCAGAAATAAATCCGTGTGCTCTATATAAACCATATGGTACTGTATATTTGCGCCCCATTTCCGAGCCTCCTGTTTCAGATCTTTCTTCAGTTGTTTTGGCAATACGGGTAATGGTATGTTCGAGTGCAACGATTGCGTCGACAGAACGCGCAAAAGTTAACTGTATTGGACCACGAACTTGCCCTGCATTTTTACCTGTACTCATTACGGCTCCAAAGGTTCTTATATCAAAATATTTTTTACACATCCACATTCTTGCAGCCTCTGTTTTATCTCCTTTTTCTTTCTTACTTACTTCGTCATCTTCGTGCGCTTTATCAATTAGGGTATTGAGTACTGCTTTTTCTTTGATAAAAATATCATAAGGTGATTTTTCTTCTCTTGTCATCAAAACATAATTCCTAACTTTTCTTTTAATACAAACATCAGTTACTAAGCCGTTACCAGTTTCTGCATCAATGCGTGGTAAATTACCTGCATCCGGATCACCGTTTGGGTTGCCGTCTTTTACATCGAAGTAAAGAACAAAGTCGTAGCGATTTTTAATTGGTTCCATTTTTTATTCTCCTTTATTTGATTAATTATTATTGTTTGAATCTTCTTTATCTGATTTCTTAGTAAAGAAATCTTGTCTTTGGTGATAATACCCAACTGCAAAATTTGCTTGATCATTAAGCGAAAGATTGGATGGAAATGATTTAATTTCATTTACGATTTCACCAATGAGCTTCTCGAAATTAGTTTTCCTTCCCTCGCTCAGTTTTTTTAGATGAGAGTTTTTTAAACTTAAAAGACGTGGGAATACAGTAACTGGACTTGCTGAGGCAGCACCATAAAATCTGTCTCTAATCGTTGCGTTTATTCCGGGGTTAGCTTCTTCCTGTATTTTTTCTAAAGCAGCAAATAGCCGACCGATGCGATATGCGGTATCCTTATTGTTAAGATCGAGTGACATAGTAATCTCCTTTTTATTTTGTTTTTGAGTTCTATTTAATCGATTGAAATATGCTTTTATAATTGCGGCACGAGCACGATTTACATTTTGCTCTGCTCTGATTCTTCTAATACATTGTTGAAGTAAGGATTGAGGGTAGGGGGTTCCATCAATTATACTTTCTATAACTCTTCCGACAATGTTTGGAGGTACATTTTCCATTTTGTATTGTAGCGCTGTTGCCGAAAGGATTTGATATAAACTTAGATACCTGGCTTCTTTTGGTCCTCGGATAATTTCAAAGTCATCAAAATGTTTTTTTATGTTTAATCCAAAGTCTTCAACTGATGGCGCTTTCCAGAAACGGACAGATATTCTTGCAGCATTTGGTGATAGACCAAGGACAAAGAAATGATTGGTTTTTGCTTGTTGATAAGTCCCAGTAAAAATTGATTGAATAAATTTTTCAATTTTATCTACGCCTGCATCAGGATTATCCTTTTCTGTTTTTTGAACAGCGATGACCCAGGGAAAAATTTCTTCCGGATTCATATCTTCAGTCTTTTTCTCTGACCAAAAAACTATGGTTGAATCGGCAATTGTAATCTTATTTTTTGAATCTTTTCCTAACAGAACATTGAGTGCCGTCGTATAAGCAAATGCACCACGCTTTCCTATCGGGGCATTAAAATTTTGAGTTTTACCATAAGAATTAAATGAAGAAAGATTGAATGAGATAAGAGCTCCACCTTGTGTATTCCCTCCCCGAACACCTTTCACGGCTGGATGAAGTCGCTCAACCTCTGTATTCACTTCGCCGGTTAATAAACATACGCCATTACCTGTTTGAGAAGTTATTATTTTAAGTGCACCTCTTAAATCATCGCAGATACAACTATGAGCAGAACCATCAATCTTAAAAACAATAAAAGGGTTTTCTTCAATAATTTGATTCCATACCTGAGAATAATCAGAATTTTCAATCTGCAAAACCGGATTATTTTCAAGGAAAAACAATAAAGTCCTAACATTCAGAAAATTATTTATATCTATTTCATCTTTAATTCTTTTTTTAAAGAGACTAAATCTTTCATTTATATCACTTCGATTTCTTGGATTTGCCCCTAGAGCATACTCAATATTATCCCATAGCAAATTAGCATTTATTCCAACTGTTCGCTTCACAGTTTGTGGAACTAAAAATTTTTTT is a window of Ignavibacterium sp. DNA encoding:
- the cas2 gene encoding CRISPR-associated endonuclease Cas2, whose translation is MMVVVSYDVSTTTKSGKKRLKKVADTCLNFGIRAQNSVFECIIDPAQWEVLKNELLTIFKEDEDSLRFYYLGSNYQRRIESFGKSKNLNIDDTLIL
- the cas1c gene encoding type I-C CRISPR-associated endonuclease Cas1c produces the protein MKKHLNTLYITSDDAFVHKERETFIVELKDSEGNSKKAFQAPIHTIENIVCFGFKALTPQLMAFCAENNVGVSYLTETGKFLAKVYGAQKGNVLLRKAQYAISDNEFESLKIAKPIIAAKVSNYRYLLLRHQRNHPENISDEVINSADILGSRLKNIKEAETLDELRGYEGECANIYFNILSDLITSQKEDFIFTKRSKRPPLDPANALLSFLYSILANDVRSALETVGLDPQVGFLHQLRPGRPSLALDIMEEFRAYLGDRVMLNLINLKQVNIRDFEIRESGEVRMSDNARKELLTAYQKRKQEEITHPFLGEKMTIGLLPHIQAQLLARYIRGDMENYPPFYLK
- the cas4 gene encoding CRISPR-associated protein Cas4, with translation MFTEDDFIMISALQHYVYCPRQCGLIHVDDVWQENLFTVRGDILHQKVDTDTYETRGSVKTVRGLRIHSFKYGLVGRCDVVEFHSKKSKNNSGIITGALNKEKVLDNIIVLPVEFKSGEPKEDISDKVQLCAQVFCLEEMLNTQIKEGAFFYGKIRRRNLIEINNELRTQTENIISAVRKIVESKIIPAAVYEQKCRNCSLQTICQPKAMNKTKLQNYIKELYSI
- the tnpA gene encoding IS200/IS605 family transposase, which codes for MANTYTQIYLHLVFAVQNRISLIQASWKNELFKYITGIVRNNDHKLIAINGMPDHLHIAIGYKPHQLIPDLLQDIKGNSSKWINEQKLVNGHFNWQSGYGAFSFSNSQIDSVVKYINNQEIHHRRKTFREEYIDMLKKYEVSYNEKYVLIDVK
- the cas7c gene encoding type I-C CRISPR-associated protein Cas7/Csd2; protein product: MEPIKNRYDFVLYFDVKDGNPNGDPDAGNLPRIDAETGNGLVTDVCIKRKVRNYVLMTREEKSPYDIFIKEKAVLNTLIDKAHEDDEVSKKEKGDKTEAARMWMCKKYFDIRTFGAVMSTGKNAGQVRGPIQLTFARSVDAIVALEHTITRIAKTTEERSETGGSEMGRKYTVPYGLYRAHGFISAHLANDTKFSEDDLNLFWEALQKMFEEDHSAARGEMNTRKIIAFKHKTALGSKPAHELFARVTHKKLVEAPARDYSDYEIYLDGKTFSETFRVIDVD
- the cas8c gene encoding type I-C CRISPR-associated protein Cas8c/Csd1; translation: MILKALYDYYERKASDAKSNIAPEGWEWKEIPYVIVINNEGKFVAIEDTREGEGKKKRAKKFLVPQTVKRTVGINANLLWDNIEYALGANPRNRSDINERFSLFKKRIKDEIDINNFLNVRTLLFFLENNPVLQIENSDYSQVWNQIIEENPFIVFKIDGSAHSCICDDLRGALKIITSQTGNGVCLLTGEVNTEVERLHPAVKGVRGGNTQGGALISFNLSSFNSYGKTQNFNAPIGKRGAFAYTTALNVLLGKDSKNKITIADSTIVFWSEKKTEDMNPEEIFPWVIAVQKTEKDNPDAGVDKIEKFIQSIFTGTYQQAKTNHFFVLGLSPNAARISVRFWKAPSVEDFGLNIKKHFDDFEIIRGPKEARYLSLYQILSATALQYKMENVPPNIVGRVIESIIDGTPYPQSLLQQCIRRIRAEQNVNRARAAIIKAYFNRLNRTQKQNKKEITMSLDLNNKDTAYRIGRLFAALEKIQEEANPGINATIRDRFYGAASASPVTVFPRLLSLKNSHLKKLSEGRKTNFEKLIGEIVNEIKSFPSNLSLNDQANFAVGYYHQRQDFFTKKSDKEDSNNNN